Within Halopelagius longus, the genomic segment CACTCCTTCGCGTCCATATCTCCCCCAATATCTGTCGTGGGACAATCACGCGAGCGAACGGAGTGAGCGAGCGGCTTTTTTGGTCCAGCTTTTTTGCCCGAGCGGTGAGCGAAGCGAACCCGAGGGCGAAAAAAGGTGGGAGGGGAAGCACCTTTAGTCGGCGGCCGCCGATTCGGGAGTATGAAACAGGCCATCGTCGCCCGCGCGGACCTCGGCATGGGCCGCGGGAAACTCGCCGCCCAAGTCGCGCACGCGTCGCTTTCGGCGTACGAGGACACCGACGACCGGACGCGCTCTCAGTGGAAGGGAAGCGGTCAGAAGAAGATAGTCCTGAAGGCCAACGGCGAGTCGAAACTCTTCGAACTCGCGGACGCCGCCGAACGGGAGGGTCTCCCCCACGCGATAATTCGCGACGCCGGACACACGCAACTGGACTCCGGAACGGTCACCGCACTCGCCGTCGGACCGGGCCCGGAGGACGCGGTGAACCGCGTGACGGGCGACCTCTCCCTGTACTGATATCGTCGCTTTCACATCGAGTCGGCCACATTGCTTACCCGACAGAAGATTCCATACCGAACGATGAAAGAGTTCGCCGCGTCTAACCCGGACGAGACGCTTCTCGACGTGCTGGAGAACGTCAACGACGTCATCACCGTTCGGGACGCCGAGACCGGCGAGACTCTCGCCGTCGGCGGGGGCGTCGAGGAGATGTACGGCTACACCCCCGAGGAGTTCAAATCCCGTCGCATCGAGGAGTACAGCGCCGACAGCGACACGTACGGCCGCGACGAAGTCGAACGTCGATTCGACGAGGCGCGACGGGAGGGGGAGGCCACGTTCGAGTGGAAGGCGAAGGCGAGAGACGGGACCGAGTTCTGGACGGAGGTGAACCTCTCGCGGACGGAGATAGGCGACCGCGACTGCCTCCTGAGCGTCATCCGCGACATCGACGATCGAAAGGAGAAGGAAAACGAGTTAGAGCGGTACAAGCGACTCGTCTCCCTCGTCTCCGACCCGGTGTTCACCATCGACGCCGACGACCGCATCGACTTCGTCAACGACGCCGCCGTCTCGTTCAGCGGGTACTCCCGCGAGGAACTGCAGGGGGCGGATCCGAGTCGCCTCGTCGAGTCGGAGGACGAAGACGGGTTCGAGAAGATTCACCGACTGGTGGACGGCCCCGAGGACTCCGTCAGACTCGAAGGGACCGTCGAACGCCCGGACGGGAGCACCCGGATCATCGAGTCGAACATCGCGCCCCTCCCGAGCGACGACGGGGAGTACAGCGGCGCCGTCGGCGTCGCGCGCGACATCACGGCGCGGAAGGAACGGGAGGAACACCTCGAACGGTTCGCGAGCGTCCTCTCGCACGACCTCAGAAACCCGCTGAACGCCGCGCAGGCGCAGGCGACGCTCCTCCGGGAGGCCGAGGGAGTCGAGAGCGACTACCTCGACACGCTCGATAGGCTCCACGACCGGATGGCCGACATCGTAGACGACGTGTTGACGCTGGCCCGCGAGGGGACGACGGTCGATGACCCCGAACCGGTCGAACTGCGGCGGGCCGTCGAGAAGGCGTGGGAGTCGACGCCGTCCGACGAGGGAACCGTTCTCGTCGACGACGACCTCGGCACCGTCCGAGGCGACCCCCGGCGCGTCCGCCGCCTCTTCGAGAACCTCCTCGACAACGCCGTCACCCACGCCGGGCCCGACGTGACCGTCCGCGTGGAACCCCTCCCGGACGGGTTCGCCGTCGCCGACGACGGACCGGGCATCCCGCCGGAGGAACGGGACAACGTCTTCGAGTACGGCTACTCGACCGCCGAACGCGGGACCGGATTCGGGCTGAACATCGTCGCCGAGATAGCGAAGGCCCACGGGTGGACGGTCTCACTCGGCGACGGCGACGCCGAGGGCGCGCGGTTCGAGGTGACCGGCGTTTCCGGGTGACGGCGCGGCAGGGACGCCACGGTTATGTATCGGCCGCGGCGAACGTCTACGACAGTACGATGACCGAGGACCGACCGACCGTCCTCGTCGTCGAGGACGAGGAGACGGTCGTCGAAGCGTACGCGCTGTGGCTCTCCGAGACCGCGAACGTCCGAACCGCGACCGGCGGCAAGGAGGCCCTCGAACTCGTCGACGACGACGTGGACGCGGTGCTCTTAGACCGGCGGATGCCGGACCTCTCGGGCGACGAGACGCTGGCTGAGATGCGCGAACGCGGCCACGACTGCCGCGTCGCGATGGTCACGGCGGTGGACCCCGACGTGGAGGCGACGGAGGAGTCGTTCGACACCTACCTGACGAAACCCGTGACAAGAGAGGAGATAGTAGACACCGTCGAGGAACTCCTCGAACTGGCGCGCGAGGACGCCGAGGGGTAGGCCGTTCACTTTTTCGAGGGCTCACTTCTTCGAGGGCTCGTTTCGCTCACCCTCGCACGAACCGGAGGGGCCTTGTCGGTCCGGGCGGAAGGTGCCACGACCGGACCTGCCGGGGAGACACAGATGCGAGAGGCACACCCACTCGAACGGCGCGTCGGTATCGAACGGTACGTGAGCGACGCCGCGGGGACGGGCGGCCGTCTCCGGGCGTCGCCCGAGGATTTCAGGGTCCGCGAACTGGAAGGGATGGACCCCGAACCCGCGGATTCTGACCCCGGCGACTACCCCCACCTCCTCCTTCGGGTCACCCTGCGCGGGTGGGACACGAACGACTACGCGCGCCGCCTCTCGGACGCCCTCGGCGTCAGCAGGGAACGCGTCGCGTGGGCCGGAACGAAGGACAAACACGCGGTCACGACGCAGTTGTTCACCGTCCGCGACGTGGCCCCGGACGAGATTCCCGAGGTGCGAGACGCCGACGCGGAGGTGCTCGGACGGGTCGGGCGCGACCTCGGATTCGGCGACTTGGCGGGCAACGCCTTCGAGATTCGCGTGACGGACGTCGACCGCCCGGAGAACGCGGCGGCCGTCACCGCCGAACTCGCGTCGTTCCTCGCCGACGCGGGCGGCGACGCGGAGGCCGACGAGGGCGGCGACGCGGAGGCCGACGCGGGCGAGAACGACGATCCCTCGTCGTACCCCGCCGAGGTGGCCGTCCCCAACTACTTCGGCCACCAGCGATTCGGCAGTCGTCGCCCCGTGACGCACGAAGTCGGCCTGCGCGTCGTCCGCGGCGAGTGGCGCGAGGCCGTGCTGACGTACGCCGGCAACCCGTTCGACGCGGAACCGGAGGGAACGCAGGCGGCGCGGCGGTTCGTGGACGAGCAGGCCGACTCGGCCGACCCCGACTGGGCCGCCGCCGTAGAGCGGATGCCGAACCGCCTGCGGTACGAACGGTCGATGCTCCACCGCCTCGCCCAAGACGGCGCGGAGACGGACGACGACTGGCGGCACGCCCTCGAAGCCGTCCCGCGGAACCTCCAGCGACTGTTCGTCAACGCCGCCCAGTCGTACGCGTTCAACAGGATACTGAGCGAACGCCTCGAACGCGGGATGCCCCTCACCCGCCCCGTCGAGGGCGACGTGGTGTGTTTCTCCGACCGCGACGCGCCGGAGGGCCTCTACCGACCGGACACCGACCGCACGCAGGTCGCCACCGGTCGCCGGGTGGACGTGATGGCGCGGCACTGCGAACGCGGGCGGGCGTTCGTCACCGCACCCCTCGTCGGCACCGAAACGGAGTTCGCCGAGGGCGAACCGGGGGAGGTCGAACGCGGCGTGATGGACGAGTTGGGCCTCGAACCCGCGGACTTCGACCTGCCCGGCGAGTTCGACTCCTCGGGAACGCGGCGGGCCGTCCTCCTCCGGACCGAGGTAGACGTCGAAACGGAGTCCGACGCGTACACCCTCTCCTTTTCGCTCCCCTCGGGGTCGTACGCGACGGTGCTCCTGCGGGAGTACCTGAAGACGAGTCCGCGAGAGCAGTGAGACCCCTCACCGCCCGCCGGCGGCCGCCCCGACGAGGGCGAACGGGACGGCGGCGAGGGAAGCGACGGCGGCGGCGACGAGAGCCGACAGGATAGCCAGTCCGGGCGACCCGCTCGCCTCGGTCATCGGAACCCACGCGACCACCGCCGCGGCGAAGGCGAGAGTCGCGGCGGCGGCGACGCGGCGGACGGGCCACCCACTCGTCGCCGCGACGCCGAGGGGGTAGCCCAGAATCGGAAGCGTCGCGGCGAAGAGGCTCGCGGCGGCGAGCGACCCCGAAACGACGCCCGCGGCGACGACGCCCGCCGCGGTCAGGGCGGCGACGGCACCCCCGACGGCGACGGGGAGCAAGGAGCCTCGGAACGACGGCGGCGCGCCCCGCGAGTGGAGTCCGACGAGGAGTGCGCCGGCGGCGACGCCCGCCGCGACGGGGAGAAACGGCGAGTCCGCGGCGAGTCCGAACAGGAGGCCCGCGGGGACGCCGCCGACGAGGAGGAGTGCGAGGACGCCGAGTCCGACTTCGCGGGCGGTGACTCCCCGGGAGGCGTCGCGGCCGAGGAGAGCGCCGAGGAGTCGGTGGTAGCCGACGAGCGAACCCGCGAGCGTCGCGCCCGGGAGGCAGACGAACCACAGGAGGTTCGACGCGACGGCGCCGGAGACGCCCAGACCGAGTGCGACTCGCGAGAGCGCGGACCGAACCGGCGACGGGAGCGCCGTCGGCGCGAACACGAGGAAGAAGTCGTCGCCGTCCCCGCCCGGGGCGGTGAGTACCGTCCGGTTCCCGTCTGCGCGGACGTCCGCGCCCGCCGGGTCGTTCGCGAGGGAGTACCCCGAGGGCGCGACGACGGTCAGGGTGTCGCAGTCGAACGTCCGGTACTCGGGCCCGCGGATGCGGAAGTGGTCCACGCGGTAGAGGCCGCCCGGCGTCCGCGCGGCGAACGCCTCCGTCGCGTGGCGCACGACCAGCGAGTGCGAGTCCGCGCCCTCGGCGGCGACGGTGACGGCCGACGCCTCGGCCGCCCCCGATATCTCGTCGAGGACGCTTCGGCGGAGCGAATCGTCGGCGAGGAGTCTGGTCGCCGTCGCGGGGTCCGCGAACGTGACCGTCGTTTCCCACCGGGCGCTTCCGTCCTCGCGGACGACTGCGCGTGCCGAACTCGATTCGACCGTCGCGTTCAGACCGGCCCGGTTCAGCGCAGACGCGACGGTCTGCCCGCAGAAGGGGTCCGCCGGTTCCCCCTGCGGACTCCCGGCGGCGGCAACGGGTGCGGGGGCGACGGCGACGACGAGGAGGAGACAGACGAGGGCGAGGGCGGCGGAAGCGAGCGGGCGGTCCGTCATCGTCGGTGAGATTCGTTCCGCCCGATAAATGTCTTCCCGCATCGACGCGGCGCGAGGGCGTCCGACGCCGCCGTCGAGGGCGCGGTTCGGATGACGCGGCGCTTTTATGCGGCCGTCGCTTTCCGTCGAACATGGACTGTGGGCGGTGTGGGACGCCGTTAGAGAAACCGGGAGACTACTGTCTCACCTGTAACACCGCCAACTGCGACACCGTCGTCGTCGTCTTCGAACGGGCGCGCGCCGAACTGACGATGCTCGACGAGGAAGAGGTGATAGGGAAGACGACGGTGACGACCATCCCCGAAGACGGCGACGAGAGTCGCGTCGTCGAACTGCGGAACTTCGCCGGACTCGTCGCCGACGAGGTGCGTCGGAAGCGCCCCGAGGAGGTGTACGCCGCGGGCGACAGGGACGTCCTGCGCGAGACGCGCGCGCAACTGCACCACGAGTTCTTCCGCGTCGCCGGCGAGAACCCCGTCGAACGCGTCCTCGAACGGCGGGGCGAACGCGCCCTCGAAGTCGTGGAGACGCCGCCCCGAGAGAAAGTCGGCGGCACGCACTCGACGCTCATCGGCGGGCGGAAGGGCCGCCGGGCCATCGGCGTCGTCGCGGGCCACCCGCACGTCAAGAAGATAATTCCCGGCCCGATAGACGCAAGCGGGAAGGGTTCCCGCACGAGTCTCCGCGCGAAGGTGACCCGCGCCGACGGCAACGGCAACGTCCGACTCCTCCTCCGCGACGGGTCGAGCGTGCAGGAGAACCGCGTCGTCACGACGGCGATGGACACCGAAACCGGTGAGTTCGTCCGCGACGACCTGAACGACGCCCTGCGCGAGGCGGAACTCCAAGACGGCGAGTGAGGGGCGTCGCCGGCGCCGACGCGCCGGAGACGGCGTGCCACCCCGACGCACGCGGCGAGGACGACTCGTAGGCTTTATCCGCCCGCCCCGGGTATCAGGCGATACTATGGCCGAAAAGAAGGCACGAAAGACCGGCAGCGCCGGTCGCTTCGGCGCTCGCTACGGGCGCGTCGCCCGACGCCGGGTCAAGGAGATAGAAGCCGAGATGCGCTCCGCGAAAGTCGACGGCGACGACGTGACGCGCGTCGGCACGGGCATCTGGAAGAACGAGGAGACGGGCGAACTGTTCACCGGCGGCACGTACCGCCCGCAGACGCCCGGCGGAAAGCAGGTCCGTCGCTCCATCCGCGCGGCGCTCTCGTCGGACGACGACGAGTAACGCGGAAGATACAACACGCTTCACAACTCACGATACACAATGAGCTACAAGTGCTCTCGCTGTAAGCGCGACGTCGAACTGGACGAGTACGGCGGCGTGCGCTGTCCGTACTGCGGGCACCGCGTCCTCCTGAAGGAGCGCGCGCCCGACGTGAAGGAAGTCCCGGTCGAGTAACTCCTGTCTTTCTCTCTCGACTCGATGGACGGCGCGCACGACGCGACGCTCGAATTTTCCTACGCCGACGAGCGACGCGCCCGCACCGTCGCCGAGAGCGTTCGCGTCGAAGTCGGCGAGATAGACGACGCGCGGTCGGCCGCGGGCGTCGAACGCGAGGGGAACGTCGTCCGCGTCCGCGTGGACGCCGCGGACCTCGTCGCCCTCCGGGCGGGGACGAACTCGTGGCTCCGCCTCGTCTCCGTCGCGGAGACGGTGGCGGCGGACGCACGAGAACGCTGACTCGGAGGCGCAGGAGGCGTCCCGGCGTCCCACTCGGCGGGCGGAATACGGGCCTTTTTCAGTCAGCATCCCGTCGGCCCGAGTATGCAGGGTAATCTGCCGCCGGAAGCACAGGAGAAGCTCGAGGAACTGCAGGACCTCCAGGAGACCGCACAGCAGGTCGCCGCGCAGAAACAGCAGGCCGAGTCCACGCTCACCGAGTCCAAGACGGCGCTCGAAACGCTCGAAGACGTCGACGAGGACACCGTCATGTACCGAGAGATCGGCGAACTGCTCGTCGAGACGGAGTACGACGAGGCGTACGACGACCTCGAAGAGAAGGTCGACACCCTCGAGATTCGCGTCGAGCAGCTTCAGAAGCAGGAAGAGCGCGTCCAAGAGCAGTTCGAGGACCTCCAGAGCGAACTCCAGCAGATGCTGCAGGGCGGCGCGGGCGGCGGCCCGATGGGCCCCGGCGGCGCAGGCGGCGCGTAAGCGACGATGCCGTCCGACGAAGAGGTCGTGGAGACGGCCGCCGAGGCCGCGGAGGGCGTCATCTTCGCGCGCTACAAGCAGTCCGAGGTCACCGACTTCGACGTGACGGTGACGTTCGAGGACGGCGTTCTCGACGTGGACGTGTACGTCAACGCCCCCGAGGACGCCGACGCCGACGCCGACGAGGTGGCCGACGAAGCCGCACTCGCGGCGCAGGACGCCGTGGACGAACTGTTCGGCGAAACCGACGCGGCCGAGTCGTAGCGGTCAGCGCGAAACGCACTTTTTGACGACACCCGCTCGTTCGTGAGAAATCGTTATATTCCTGTGTGCTATATGGTGCCATATGGCAACCAGAAACCGAGGCGGTGGGACGCCGCTGGAGCGGCTTCGAACGCACTACGAACGGACGCGGTCGCGGTGTACGGCCTGCGGATACGTGGACGAAGACTGCGAGTGGACGGCGACGACGACGGGCCGCCGGGTGACCTACGAGCACGTCTGCCCGAGTTGCGGAACCGTCGATACCGCGGAGATACGCCTGTAAGGCGGAGTTGAAAGCGGCGTTCGAAGGAGTTCGAGGGAAGCCGCTACGCGAACAGGAAGATGAGGACGCTGACGGCCATCGCCGCGAGGATGACCGAGGCGGCGAACGCGCCGCCCATCGAGACGACGGCGTTCGCGTGACTGGCGAGCGTCTCCGTGCGGTCGTTCCCGAAGACGGTCACCTCGGCGAGTTCGACCGCAACCCCGGCCTCGACGGGTTCGCAGTCCGCCTCGGCCTCCTCTACGAGGTCCGCGACGAGCGTCCGGAGTTCGTCCCAGTCTATCGCCGCACCGACCTGATTGTCGGCTTTGACGGTGTTGACGATGTGGGTGTCAGTCGTCATCACCTCCGCCACGTCGGCGGGGGCGTCCTCGCCCTCGGTGAGGTCCGAGAGCAGTTCGTCGCGGAGTCCCGGTTCCATGTTGTTGCCGTCCACGAGGACGTACGCCGTCGTCTGCCCGTTCACCTCGGTGACGGAGACGCGGATGCCGAGGGGGCCGATTCCCTCCATCGGCGTCCAGTTCGTCCGGTGCCACGCGACGCCTAGAGAGACGTCGCCGCGGTCGGCCTCGCGCAGTTCCTCGCCCGCCAGTCCCGCGGCGGTTATCATGTCGAAGGAGCGCTTCGACCCGGGCGTGACGTGCCCCAAGTCCGGGCCGTCGAGGCCGTTGTTGGAGTTGTGCGCGTCCACGAGGAGCACGTCGTCTAACCCCTTGGTCCGCGCCTCCGCCGCCGCCGAGAGGCCGACGGCGTACTCCACGTCGTCGGCGAAGCCCGGCGCGTACGTCGACACCAGCAAGGCGTCGTCGCCGAACCCCTGCCCGAGCATCTTCGCCTCGCCGGACTCCGTGCGGACGCTCTCGGTCGCTTCGGTGCCGTACTCGATGCTCCGGTAGGCGTCCTCGGCGGTGTCGAGGATGGTGTCCACCTCGCGTTCGGTGACGAGGTTGAAGTCGTGACCCGCGGTGGCGTGCGGCGGGAACGCCAGTCCCTCCGAACGCCGGGCGACGCGTTCGGGGAAGTTGCCGCCGCCGATTTCGCCCATCGGCCCGGGGTGGATCATCGGCAGGACGAACCGCGCCTTCTCGGAGCCGCCGGGTTCGCGGAACGACAGGACCGTGACGGGCACGACGGCCTCCTCGCCCAGTTTCTCGAAGAACGTCTCCAGTTCCCGGGAGCCCTCGGCGACGTGGCCGATGAACCCGCCGAGGAAATCGAGCATGGAGACGCCGAGGCTCCGCCGCCACGGTCGGTCCACGACGACGATGAAGCCGTAGACGAAGGCGGCGTACACCGAACACATCACGCCGAGGATGAGGAAGTGGTCCGGCGAGAGCGCAGAGAGCGCGGCGGGGGCGTGGTCCGCCCGGGAGAGGTACGGCGTCAGGTACGCGCTGAGGAGCGACCCGCCGAACGAGAGATACCGGAGGGTTCCGCTGTAGACGAACAGGAGCACCGCCGCCGTCAGCGTCTGGATGCTCGCCGGCACCGCCGCGACGAGAATCGACAGTTGCGAGACGGCCATGATGACGAGTAACCGGAAGGCGAACACCGACGCGAGGGCGACGACGAGGGCGTCGAAGACGAACCGCTGGTCGAGGGGGGTGAACACGGAGACGATGGCGGCGATAGTGACGATGGCGACCATTATCACCTCCGAGACGAGGGCGAGAAGCGACGACCGGTTCGGCGTCAGTTTCCCGCCGACGAACCGGTCGACGCCGGTCGTGCCGAACACCGCGACGATGGTCGGAACGCCGATGAAGAAGATTCCCTCCCACGCGTCCTTCCCGAGGAAGAACAGGCCGCGCCACGTCCGAACCGCCTCGCCCGTGTCGAACGCGGCGACGCCGGCCATCGCCGCAAGAAGGAGGGCGAACCCGAGGCTGGCGTACCAACTCGGGGCGCGGAAGATGAACCGCGACAGTCCCGCGAGGTCACTTTGAGTCGCCGTCATGCTGAGACGTTCACGTCTTCCGTACTAAAACTCGTGCGACTACTGTTCGCAGATGGCGAGGAAGTTCTCGAACACTTCTCGGCCCTCCTCGGTGTGGGCGACTTCGGGGTGCCACTGGACGCCGTACAGGTCGCGGTCGGTGTCGCTCATCGATTCGATGCCGCAGACGTCGCTCGTTCCGGTGTGGACGAACCCCTCGGGGAGTTCCTTCACCTCGTCGGCGTGACTCGCCCAGACGCGCGTCTCCGGCGAGAGCGACCCCACGAGGGGGTCCTCGTCGTCGAGGATTTCGACGTTGACGTCCGCGTACCCGCCGTAGTCGCCGGATCCGACCGCACCGTCGAGTTCGGCGGCGAGAATCTGCATGCCGAGGCAGATGCCGAGGACGGGAACGTCGAGTTGGAGGTACTCCGCGCAGTTGCCGATGCGGTCCATGTCGGGGCCCCCCGAGAGGACGATGCCGTCGGCGTCTATCTCCGCGGCGGGGGTGTCGTTGTCGAGGAGTTCGACGTCCACCCCGAGATCGCGGAGCGCCCTGTGTTCGAGGTGGGTGAACTGGCCGTGGTTGTCGATGACGACGATGCGGGTCATCAGTTGCGCACCGCTAGTCGGGACGCGGACAAAAAGCGTCCGAAACGTCTCGGCGGGGAGACGACGCCGATGTCGGCCGATTCGGCGGTGTTCTGCGGGAAACCCGACAGGTAAAGGGCTCCGCCCTCCTGCGTGGGGACGTGGACACACCCGGCGTCGCAACGTACACGCGCCTCCGACCGGCGGCGCGGGCGGCCATCGGCCTCGCACTCGCCGTCGTCGTCCTCGCGGTGTTCGTCTGGTTCACCGGGGGCGTCGCCGTGCTTCGGGCCATCTCGCGGGCGGACCCCGGCCTCGTCGCCGTCGGAAGCGGCGCGGGCGTGGCGGCGATTCTCTCGTGGGGGGAGGCCCTCCGGCGCGCCCTCGGCGGGACGAGACCCATCGGCGGCCTGAAGTACCGCCTCACCTACCTCTCGGGCGACTTCGCCCGGCAGGTGCTTCCGATGGGACGCCTGAGCGGGTCGGCGATAATCGCGTACGCGGTGAGCAGGCCGTTCGACTACGAGTACGAGGAGGGACTCGCCGCGGTGACCGTCACCGACCTGTTGAACCTCGTCTCCGCCATCTCTCTCTCGACGCTCGGCCTCGCCACCGTGTTCCTCCGCGCGGACGTGGGCGACGTGCGGACGTTCCTCGGCGGTCTGACCGGCGCACTCGTCGTCGCCGTCGGCGTCGTCGCGTTGGTGACCCGGCGGCGACGCGTCGTCGAACGCGCCGTCACAGCGGTTTCCGGCGGCATCCACCGCGGGGCGGCGCGCCTCGGCGTCGAGTCCGTCGCCGCCGCCTTCGAACCGGAGTCGATGCGCTACCGCGTCGAGAGCTACTTCGGCGCGTTGGACGCCGTCGCCGGAGACAGGCGGCGCGTCGTGGCGACGGCGTCGTTCGTCGCCGTCGGGTGGATGGCGTTCGCCGCGTCGCTGACGGCGGCGGCGGCGGCGTTGGGCGTCGGCGTCCCGTTCGCGGCGGCGTTGTTCGTCGCGCCCGCCGCCGGCCTCGTCGGGTGGTCGCCGCTTCCCGGCGGGGCCGGCGGCGTCGAAGTGGCCGTCACCGCCGGGTTGGTCGCCGTCGCGGGCGTCTCCGTCGAATCCGGCGCGGCCGTCGCACTCCTCTATCGCGTCTGCAGTTACTGGGTCGTCGTCGCCGTCGACGCCCTCGCGACGGGGCTGCTGACGGCCATCGAGGCGAACTGAGCCGACTCAGAGCGACTGCGGGTCGAACCGCCGGTTCTCGCCGTCCCACTCCGTCCTGTCGTTGTCCTCGCGGGTGTCGAGGTACACCTCCACGCCGTTTCCGTCCGGGTCCTCGAAGTACAGCGCTTTGCTGATGCGGTGGTCCACGGGGGCGAACTCGACGCCGCGGTCGGAGAGGCGTTCGGCGGTCAGGCGGAGGGCCTCGGCGGACGGCACCTCGAACGCGGCGTGGTAGAGGCCGACGCCCATCCCCGGCCCGGACGCATCCGGACCGACCGCTTGGAGGGCGACGTCGTGGTGGTGGTCGCCGAAGGAGAGGAAGGCGTAGTTCGCGTAGCGTTCGGCGACGGAGAGGCCGACGACGTCGCGGTAGAACTCGACGGCGCGGTCCACGTCGCGGACTTTGAGGTGGACGTGCCCGAGTTCCGATGGGACGGCGTCGGCGGGCGTCTCGTCGCCGGGCGTCTCGTCGGCGGACGCGTCGTCGTTCATACGGCGGGTACGCGTTCGACCGCAAAGACGTTCACCCCTCCGAACGGGCGTTCGACGCCCGTACCCGAGGCTACTCCCCGCCGAATCTGTCCGCGGCCGACTGGAAGCCGAACTCCGCCTGTTCCTTCGACCGGCGTTCCTCCCGCGCGGCGAACGCCTCCGGGTCCGGCGAGGCGTCGTCGTCGATGCGGGCGAACGACTTGTGGACCTTCGTGTGACACCACCGACAGAGCGCGACGGTTATCTCGTGGCTCGGTTCGTCGGCGTCGGCGTCGCTACTGCCGCCGTACGACAGGTGGTGTTCCTCCAAGAGCGGTCTGCTGTCGGACTCGTGGGCCATGCGCACCTCTTCGAGTCCGCACCGGACGCACTCGCGCCCGTCGGTGGTCGAACGGTAGTGCGGGCAGTCGCGCCACTCGCAGTCCTCGTCGGCGACGAGGCACTCGTAGTCGTCTGCGCGTCGCGCGGCGGCGAACTCCGGGTCGTCGCCCGCCCTGTCGAGTGCGAACCGGCACCGGCCGTCGCCGGTGAGGTGGTCGCACGCGCCCGCGTGGTCGTACGGGTCGTCCACCCCCACGGGCGTCCCGGTCGGCGTCTCCTCCATGTCCGTCGCTTCGGACCCCGGAGGCCTTCGTTCTTCCGTCGCGAGGCGGACGGTG encodes:
- a CDS encoding DUF2070 family protein, with the protein product MTATQSDLAGLSRFIFRAPSWYASLGFALLLAAMAGVAAFDTGEAVRTWRGLFFLGKDAWEGIFFIGVPTIVAVFGTTGVDRFVGGKLTPNRSSLLALVSEVIMVAIVTIAAIVSVFTPLDQRFVFDALVVALASVFAFRLLVIMAVSQLSILVAAVPASIQTLTAAVLLFVYSGTLRYLSFGGSLLSAYLTPYLSRADHAPAALSALSPDHFLILGVMCSVYAAFVYGFIVVVDRPWRRSLGVSMLDFLGGFIGHVAEGSRELETFFEKLGEEAVVPVTVLSFREPGGSEKARFVLPMIHPGPMGEIGGGNFPERVARRSEGLAFPPHATAGHDFNLVTEREVDTILDTAEDAYRSIEYGTEATESVRTESGEAKMLGQGFGDDALLVSTYAPGFADDVEYAVGLSAAAEARTKGLDDVLLVDAHNSNNGLDGPDLGHVTPGSKRSFDMITAAGLAGEELREADRGDVSLGVAWHRTNWTPMEGIGPLGIRVSVTEVNGQTTAYVLVDGNNMEPGLRDELLSDLTEGEDAPADVAEVMTTDTHIVNTVKADNQVGAAIDWDELRTLVADLVEEAEADCEPVEAGVAVELAEVTVFGNDRTETLASHANAVVSMGGAFAASVILAAMAVSVLIFLFA
- a CDS encoding GMP synthase subunit A gives rise to the protein MTRIVVIDNHGQFTHLEHRALRDLGVDVELLDNDTPAAEIDADGIVLSGGPDMDRIGNCAEYLQLDVPVLGICLGMQILAAELDGAVGSGDYGGYADVNVEILDDEDPLVGSLSPETRVWASHADEVKELPEGFVHTGTSDVCGIESMSDTDRDLYGVQWHPEVAHTEEGREVFENFLAICEQ
- a CDS encoding lysylphosphatidylglycerol synthase transmembrane domain-containing protein, whose amino-acid sequence is MDTPGVATYTRLRPAARAAIGLALAVVVLAVFVWFTGGVAVLRAISRADPGLVAVGSGAGVAAILSWGEALRRALGGTRPIGGLKYRLTYLSGDFARQVLPMGRLSGSAIIAYAVSRPFDYEYEEGLAAVTVTDLLNLVSAISLSTLGLATVFLRADVGDVRTFLGGLTGALVVAVGVVALVTRRRRVVERAVTAVSGGIHRGAARLGVESVAAAFEPESMRYRVESYFGALDAVAGDRRRVVATASFVAVGWMAFAASLTAAAAALGVGVPFAAALFVAPAAGLVGWSPLPGGAGGVEVAVTAGLVAVAGVSVESGAAVALLYRVCSYWVVVAVDALATGLLTAIEAN
- a CDS encoding VOC family protein, with product MNDDASADETPGDETPADAVPSELGHVHLKVRDVDRAVEFYRDVVGLSVAERYANYAFLSFGDHHHDVALQAVGPDASGPGMGVGLYHAAFEVPSAEALRLTAERLSDRGVEFAPVDHRISKALYFEDPDGNGVEVYLDTREDNDRTEWDGENRRFDPQSL
- a CDS encoding DUF7097 family protein — its product is MEETPTGTPVGVDDPYDHAGACDHLTGDGRCRFALDRAGDDPEFAAARRADDYECLVADEDCEWRDCPHYRSTTDGRECVRCGLEEVRMAHESDSRPLLEEHHLSYGGSSDADADEPSHEITVALCRWCHTKVHKSFARIDDDASPDPEAFAAREERRSKEQAEFGFQSAADRFGGE